One Mycobacterium kubicae genomic window carries:
- the eccE gene encoding type VII secretion protein EccE yields the protein MKAQRKLGLSLSWPRLTAVFLADVVILVLASHAPESWQGPNRIAFWVGVGLAVIVTLLSLVTYHGITVTSGVAGWLWDRSADPGTALGAGCTPAVDFQRRFGRDPVGVREYKGLLVSVVEVDGGQGDPAGRHRPRSTGTAVLPIAAVADGLRQFDVHLDAIDIVSVQVRGGAEAAKASASLEEWGPEEWGVVGDQPAANRRRTWLVLRMNPLRNVSAVVIRDSLASTLVAATERLIQDLDGQSCAARALTADELAEVDSAVLVDLEPTWSRPGWRHLKHFNGYATSFWVSPANIDSETIAHLWQSDTQEVGATVLTLRLTSDNGRPVLSAWVRYHSDGRLPREVGSGLNRLTARQLAAVRASLPAPTTRPQLVVPSRELRDHDELELPVGHESEHALSSAGQ from the coding sequence ATGAAGGCGCAGCGGAAATTGGGGTTGTCGTTGTCGTGGCCACGACTGACCGCCGTCTTCCTGGCCGACGTGGTCATCCTGGTGCTGGCCAGTCACGCCCCGGAGTCCTGGCAGGGCCCCAACCGCATCGCGTTCTGGGTGGGTGTCGGTCTGGCGGTGATCGTCACCTTGTTGTCCCTGGTGACCTACCACGGAATCACGGTGACCTCCGGGGTGGCCGGCTGGCTGTGGGACAGGTCGGCGGACCCCGGCACGGCCCTGGGTGCGGGCTGCACACCGGCCGTGGACTTCCAGCGCCGGTTCGGGCGCGACCCAGTGGGGGTGCGGGAGTACAAGGGTCTACTGGTGAGCGTCGTCGAGGTGGACGGCGGTCAGGGTGATCCCGCGGGCCGGCATCGGCCTCGGTCTACGGGCACCGCGGTGTTGCCGATCGCGGCGGTGGCCGATGGTTTACGCCAGTTCGACGTCCATCTTGACGCCATCGACATCGTCTCGGTACAGGTGCGCGGTGGCGCAGAAGCGGCCAAGGCCTCGGCCTCACTAGAGGAGTGGGGGCCCGAAGAGTGGGGAGTGGTGGGCGATCAACCCGCCGCGAACCGGCGCCGCACCTGGTTGGTGTTGCGGATGAACCCCCTGCGCAATGTCTCCGCTGTGGTGATTCGCGACTCGCTGGCGTCGACGCTGGTCGCCGCCACCGAGCGGCTGATCCAGGATCTCGACGGTCAAAGCTGTGCGGCCCGCGCGCTGACCGCCGATGAACTGGCCGAGGTCGACAGCGCGGTGCTGGTCGACTTGGAGCCGACCTGGAGTCGTCCGGGCTGGCGTCATCTCAAGCACTTCAACGGGTACGCGACCAGTTTTTGGGTGTCCCCGGCCAACATCGACTCCGAGACGATCGCTCACCTGTGGCAGTCCGACACCCAGGAGGTCGGGGCCACGGTCCTCACCTTGCGCCTGACGAGTGACAATGGGCGCCCCGTGCTGTCGGCGTGGGTTCGCTACCACAGCGATGGTCGTCTGCCCAGGGAAGTCGGCTCCGGCCTCAACCGGTTGACCGCTCGGCAACTGGCAGCGGTTCGCGCCAGCCTTCCGGCTCCGACAACTCGGCCTCAGCTGGTCGTTCCCAGCCGCGAACTGAGAGACCACGATGAACTTGAGCTGCCCGTGGGTCATGAGTCGGAGCATGCACTAAGCTCCGCTGGGCAATGA
- the eccA gene encoding type VII secretion AAA-ATPase EccA, with amino-acid sequence MTRAQSAAEDARNAMVAGLLASGISVNGLQPSHNSQVAAQMFATATKLDPAMCDAWLARILTGDQSIDVLAGAWAAVRTFGWETRRLGVTDLQFRPEVSDGLFLKLAVTSVDSLACGYAAVLAEAKRYKEAADLLDATAPRHPFDAELVSYVRGVLYFRTKRWPDVLLQFPEGKQWRHPELKAAGAAMATTALASLGVFEEAFRRGQDAIEGDRVPGAANIALYTQGMCLRHVGREEEAIELLRRVYSRDPKFTPAREALDNPNFRLVVTDPETIEARTDPWDPESAPSRAQTEAARHAEAAAKYLAEGDAELNAMLGMERAKREIKLIKSTTKVNLARAKMGLPVPVTSRHTLLLGPPGTGKTSVARAFSKQLCGLTVLRKPVVVETSRTKLLGRYMADAEKNTEEMLEGALGGAVFFDEMHTLHEKGYQQGDPYGNAIINTLLLYMENHRDELVVFGAGYAKAMEKMLEVNQGLRRRFSTVIEFFSYTPPELLALTRLMGKENEDVITEEAVQVLLPSYTKFYNDESYSEDGDLIRGIDTLGNAGFVRNVVEKARDHRSFRLDDEDLDAVLNSDLTEFSERQLLRFKELTADDLAEGLSAAVAEKKSS; translated from the coding sequence ATGACTCGAGCTCAATCCGCCGCTGAAGACGCCCGCAATGCGATGGTCGCCGGTTTGCTGGCGTCCGGAATTTCGGTCAACGGTCTGCAACCCAGCCACAACTCACAAGTGGCGGCGCAGATGTTCGCCACCGCCACAAAACTCGATCCGGCGATGTGCGACGCCTGGCTGGCCCGGATCCTGACCGGTGACCAGAGCATCGACGTGCTCGCCGGCGCCTGGGCGGCGGTACGCACTTTCGGCTGGGAGACCCGCCGTCTGGGCGTCACCGACCTGCAGTTCCGTCCCGAGGTGTCCGACGGGCTGTTCCTGAAACTCGCCGTCACCAGCGTCGACTCGCTGGCCTGCGGTTACGCCGCCGTGCTCGCCGAAGCCAAACGGTACAAGGAAGCCGCAGACCTGCTCGACGCCACCGCGCCCCGGCATCCCTTCGATGCCGAACTGGTCAGCTACGTGCGAGGGGTGCTCTACTTCCGCACCAAACGGTGGCCGGACGTGCTGTTGCAGTTCCCCGAGGGCAAGCAGTGGCGTCACCCGGAGCTCAAGGCCGCGGGCGCGGCCATGGCGACCACAGCGCTGGCTTCGCTGGGAGTGTTCGAAGAGGCATTCCGACGCGGGCAGGACGCCATCGAGGGCGACCGGGTGCCCGGTGCGGCGAACATCGCCCTGTACACCCAGGGCATGTGCCTGCGCCACGTCGGGCGCGAGGAAGAAGCCATCGAGCTGTTGCGCCGTGTCTACTCCCGCGACCCCAAATTCACTCCGGCTCGCGAAGCGCTGGACAACCCGAACTTCCGGCTGGTCGTCACCGATCCGGAAACCATCGAGGCGCGCACCGATCCGTGGGATCCGGAGAGCGCGCCCAGCCGCGCCCAGACCGAGGCCGCTCGCCATGCCGAGGCCGCGGCGAAGTACTTGGCCGAAGGCGATGCCGAGCTCAACGCCATGCTGGGCATGGAGCGGGCCAAGCGGGAAATCAAACTCATCAAGTCGACGACGAAGGTGAACCTGGCGCGCGCCAAGATGGGCCTGCCGGTGCCGGTGACCTCGCGCCACACCTTGCTGCTCGGTCCACCGGGAACCGGTAAGACATCGGTCGCCCGCGCTTTCAGCAAGCAACTGTGCGGGCTGACAGTGCTGCGCAAGCCGGTCGTCGTGGAGACCAGTCGCACCAAGCTGCTCGGCCGCTACATGGCCGACGCGGAGAAGAACACCGAGGAAATGCTCGAAGGCGCGTTGGGCGGAGCGGTCTTCTTCGACGAGATGCACACCCTGCATGAGAAGGGCTATCAGCAGGGCGACCCCTACGGCAATGCCATCATCAACACGCTGCTGCTCTACATGGAGAATCACCGCGACGAACTGGTGGTCTTCGGTGCGGGCTATGCCAAGGCGATGGAAAAGATGCTCGAGGTCAACCAAGGTCTGCGGCGGCGATTTTCGACGGTCATCGAATTCTTCAGCTATACCCCGCCAGAACTGCTGGCGCTGACCCGTTTGATGGGCAAAGAGAACGAGGACGTCATCACCGAAGAAGCCGTTCAGGTGTTGTTGCCGTCGTACACCAAGTTCTACAACGACGAAAGTTATTCCGAAGACGGCGATTTGATTCGCGGTATCGATACGCTGGGCAACGCCGGATTTGTGCGCAACGTGGTGGAAAAAGCGCGCGACCACCGAAGCTTTCGCCTCGACGACGAAGACCTCGACGCGGTATTGAACAGCGACCTCACCGAATTCAGCGAACGACAGCTACTGCGGTTCAAGGAATTGACGGCTGACGATCTCGCCGAAGGGCTCAGCGCGGCAGTGGCAGAGAAGAAGTCCAGCTAA